The following are encoded in a window of Pan troglodytes isolate AG18354 chromosome 4, NHGRI_mPanTro3-v2.0_pri, whole genome shotgun sequence genomic DNA:
- the LOC134810024 gene encoding podocalyxin-like isoform X1: MKQKQKRKHLESTYSPYASKTSRGKLNLQKDALQHRYKVLRPTQDHKAEEASSSSSDYFSCISSEDELTGTVQTRLHHVGQAGLKLLNSSDLPASASQSARITGMLDSGEYPPQSGFSGLAQGHR; the protein is encoded by the exons atgaaacagaaacaaaaaagaaaacacctggAAAGCACATACTCCCCCTATGCTTCAAAAACGTCAAGAG GAAAGCTGAATTTACAAAAAGATGCTCTGCAACATAGATACAAGGTGCTGCGCCCAACTCAGGACCACAAAGCTGAGGaagcttcttcttcttcctcagaCTACTTCTCTTGTATCTCATCTGAAGACGAGCTCACTGGTACTG tacagacacggttacaccatgttggccaggctggtctcaaactcctgaactcaagtgatctgcctgcctcagcctctcaaagtgctaggattacag GAATGTTAGACTCAGGTGAATACCCTCCACAGTCTGGATTCTCTGGCTTGGCCCAAGGCCACAGGTAG
- the LOC134810024 gene encoding uncharacterized protein LOC134810024 isoform X2 translates to MKQKQKRKHLESTYSPYASKTSRGKLNLQKDALQHRYKVLRPTQDHKAEEASSSSSDYFSCISSEDELTGTGMLDSGEYPPQSGFSGLAQGHR, encoded by the exons atgaaacagaaacaaaaaagaaaacacctggAAAGCACATACTCCCCCTATGCTTCAAAAACGTCAAGAG GAAAGCTGAATTTACAAAAAGATGCTCTGCAACATAGATACAAGGTGCTGCGCCCAACTCAGGACCACAAAGCTGAGGaagcttcttcttcttcctcagaCTACTTCTCTTGTATCTCATCTGAAGACGAGCTCACTGGTACTG GAATGTTAGACTCAGGTGAATACCCTCCACAGTCTGGATTCTCTGGCTTGGCCCAAGGCCACAGGTAG